The following coding sequences are from one Neurospora crassa OR74A linkage group I, whole genome shotgun sequence window:
- a CDS encoding CLAP1 gives MAPAYIQVPSGHMATTTLKVEGMTCGACTSAVEAGFKGVNGVGSVSVSLVMERAVVMHDPDQITADKIKQIIEDRGFDAEVLATDLPTPMIARHPEQDLEASDDSPLMITTVAIEGMTCGACTSAVENAFKDVSGVRHFSISLLSERAVIEHDPTLLSADGICEAIEDRGFGATVVESVHKQPERESVPGAATSSQPSNATTTVAIEGMTCGACTSAVEQGFKDVNGVLKFNISLLAERAVILHDPTLLPADKIVEIIEDRGFDAKILTSTFDQPSQSGGTSTAQFKIYGNIDAAAANKLEDAVLALPGVASAKLAIATSRLTVTHLPNVTGLRAIVETVEGAGFNALVADNDDNNAQLESLAKTREINEWKQAFRISAAFAIPVFFISMILPMFLKFLDFGKVRLIPGLYLGDVVCLVLTIPVQFGIGKRFYVSAWKSIKHKSPTMDVLVVLGTSCAFFFSIVAMVVSILFPPHTRPSTIFDTSTMLITFITFGRFLENRAKGQTSKALSRLMSLAPSMATIYADPIAAQKAAEGWDRNADSSDSQEPREGNAADEKVIPTELIQVGDIVLVRPGDKIPADGVIVMGETYVDESMVTGEAMPVQKKKGSLLIGGTVNGAGRVDFRVTRAGRDTQLSQIVKLVQDAQTTRAPIQRLADTLAGYFVPMILFLGMMTFFTWMILSHVLSTPPKIFLEDASGGKIMVCIKLCISVIVFACPCALGLATPTAVMVGTGVGAENGILVKGGAALETITKITQVVLDKTGTITYGKMSVAKTNIVPVWLDNDWRRRLWWTLVGLAEMGSEHPVGKAVLNAAKTELGLEAEETIDGTIGNFTVAVGQGITAEVEPATSLERTRYRVHVGNIRFLRDNDIEVPESAINAAEEINEAAASSRYKSTPSNTPAGTTTIFIGIDGKYAGHLCLSDTIKDGAAAAIAVLHRMGVKTAIVTGDQRSTAIAVASAVGIDPEDVYASASPDQKQAIIQQLQSRGAVVAMVGDGINDSPALATADVGIAMSSGTDVAMEAADVVLMRPNDLMDIPAALHLARTIFRRIKMNLAWACMYNLIGLPFAMGIFLPFGYHLHPMGAGAAMAASSVSVVVSSLFLKFWARPKWMDKTLNEFEMDTIGGGPIKGRMKKRGAGWGLFGGVVSKVRDLLGVGAARRNMDDGYVPLDNLDAAEHAV, from the exons ATGGCACCAGCATATATACAAGTCCCATCTGGGCATATGGCTACCACAACCCTCAAGGTTGAGGGCATGAC ATGCGGCGCCTGCACTTCGGCCGTGGAAGCTGGCTTCAAGGGCGTCAATGGAGTTGGTAGCGTATCGGTCAGCCTGGTAATGGAACGCGCCGTGGTCATGCACGACCCCGACCAGATAACCGCGGACAAAATCAAACAGATCATCGAAGACCGAGGGTTCGACGCCGAGGTGCTGGCCACCGACCTCCCGACGCCTATGATCGCCAGGCACCCCGAACAAGACCTGGAAGCTTCCGATGACTCCCCATTAATGATCACTACTGTCGCAATCGAGGGCATGACATGCGGCGCTTGCACATCAGCGGTCGAAAACGCATTCAAGGACGTATCCGGCGTACGACATTTTAGCATTTCCCTACTCTCCGAGAGAGCTGTTATCGAGCATGACCCGACACTGTTGAGTGCCGATGGCATCTGCGAAGCTATTGAAGACCGCGGATTTGGGGCGACTGTTGTTGAGAGTGTCCATAAGCAGCCCGAGAGAGAATCTGTTCCCGGCGCGGCGACATCCTCCCAACCGTCAAATGCGACCACGACAGTAGCTATCGAGGGTATGACTTGCGGCGCCTGCACTTCAGCTGTGGAACAAGGATTCAAGGATGTGAACGGGGTTCTGAAATTCAACATCAGCCTTCTCGCTGAGCGAGCGGTTATTTTGCACGATCCAACGTTATTGCCGGCTGACAAGATCGTCGAGATCATCGAAGATCGTGGGTTTGATGCCAAGATTCTAACCAGTACATTTGACCAGCCCAGTCAGTCTGGGGGTACTTCGACAGCACAATTCAAGATCTATGGAAATATTGACGCTGCCGCGGCCAACAAGCTAGAAGATGCGGTTCTTGCGCTGCCCGGAGTCGCCAGTGCCAAACTGGCCATTGCGACATCCAGGCTGACTGTCACCCATTTACCTAATGTTACAGGACTTCGAGCTATTGTCGAGACCGTCGAAGGCGCTGGTTTCAATGCCCTTGTGGCAGACAATGATGACAATAATGCCCAGCTGGAGTCGCTCGCCAAGACGCGAGAAATCAACGAATGGAAGCAGGCGTTCAGAATCTCGGCTGCTTTCGCTATCCCGGTCTTCTTTATCAGCATGATCTTGCCAATGTTCCTGAAGTTCCTTGACTTCGGCAAGGTCAGACTAATTCCAGGTCTATACCTTGGAGATGTGGTCTGCTTAGTTCTCACGATACCGGTTCAGTTTGGCATCGGAAAGCGCTTCTATGTTTCGGCATGGAAGTCAATAAAACATAAATCGCCGACTATGGATGTCCTTGTTGTTCTCGGCACCTCGTGtgctttcttcttcagcatTGTCGCCATGGTCGTCTCAATATTATTTCCTCCGCACACCCGGCCGAGCACCATCTTCGATACCAGTACCATGCTGATCACCTTCATCACCTTTGGCCGTTTCCTCGAGAATCGGGCCAAGGGTCAGACATCCAAGGCACTCTCACGCCTCATGTCCTTGGCTCCATCGATGGCTACCATTTATGCAGACCCCATCGCGGCGCAAAAGGCTGCCGAGGGTTGGGATCGTAACGCAGACTCTTCCGACTCTCAAGAGCCGCGTGAAGGCAATGCAGCGGATGAGAAGGTCATTCCTACAGAGCTTATCCAGGTCGGCGACATCGTTCTCGTTCGTCCTGGTGATAAGATTCCCGCAGATGGTGTTATTGTTATGGGTGAGACATATGTCGACGAAAGTATGGTTACTGGAGAAGCCATGCCCGtccagaagaaaaagggaagccTGTTGATCGGTGGCACTGTCAACGGCGCGGGGCGAGTTGACTTTCGTGTCACTCGTGCAGGCCGGGACACCCAGCTCAGCCAGATTGTCAAGCTGGTCCAAGACGCTCAGACAACTCGTGCTCCCATTCAACGCCTGGCGGACACTCTGGCTGGCTACTTCGTGCCAATGATTCTGTTCCTTGGTATGATGACATTTTTCACTTGGATGATCCTGAGCCATGTCCTGTCCACTCCCCCGAAGATCTTCTTGGAGGACGCAAGTGGTGGCAAGATCATGGTGTGCATCAAACTTTGCATTTCCGTCATTGTATTCGCTTGTCCCTGTGCTCTCGGCCTCGCAACGCCTACTGCCGTCATGGTAGGCACAGGTGTTGGTGCGGAAAACGGCATTCTGGTCAAGGGTGGTGCTGCTCTCGAGACGATTACCAAGATCACTCAAGTGGTTCTCGACAAGACTGGCACCATCACGTATGGAAAGATGAGCGTCGCCAAAACCAACATTGTTCCCGTATGGCTGGATAATGACTGGCGCCGTCGTCTATGGTGGACTCTCGTGGGCCTGGCTGAAATGGGCAGTGAACACCCCGTCGGCAAAGCGGTCCTCAACGCAGCCAAAACAGAGCTTGGTCTTGAGGCGGAAGAAACAATCGATGGTACCATTGGCAACTTTACTGTAGCCGTGGGTCAGGGCATTACCGCAGAGGTTGAGCCAGCTACTTCCCTGGAGAGGACGCGTTACCGTGTACACGTGGGCAACATTCGTTTCCTCCGGGACAACGACATCGAGGTCCCCGAATCCGCAATCAACGCCGCCGAAGAAATCAACGAAGCCGCCGCCAGCTCTCGCTACAAGTCCACCCCCTCCAACACTCCagccggcaccaccaccatcttcatTGGTATCGACGGTAAATACGCCGGCCACCTCTGTCTTTCTGACACCATCAAAGacggtgccgccgccgccatcgccgtTCTCCACCGCATGGGCGTAAAGACTGCCATCGTCACCGGCGACCAACGCAGCACCGCTATCGCCGTCGCCTCCGCCGTCGGGATCGACCCGGAGGACGTCTACGCCAGCGCCTCGCCCGACCAGAAACAAGCCATCATTCAACAACTCCAGTCGCGCGGCGCCGTCGTCGCCATGGTCGGCGACGGCATCAACGACTCTCCAGCCCTCGCCACCGCAGACGTCGGCATCGCCATGAGTTCCGGGACAGACGTAGCCATGGAGGCTGCCGACGTGGTGCTCATGCGGCCCAACGACCTGATGGACATCCCTGCCGCGCTGCACCTCGCCCGCACCATCTTCCGACGCATCAAGATGAACCTGGCGTGGGCATGCATGTATAACCTGATTGGCCTGCCATTTGCCATGGGCATCTTTTTGCCGTTTGGGTACCACCTGCATCCCATGGGCGCGGGCGCCGCTATGGCGGCTAGCAGTGTTAGTGTTGTGGTCAGCAGCTTGTTCCTCAAGTTCTGGGCCAGGCCGAAGTGGATGGATAAGACGCTTAATGAGTTTGAGATGGACACGATTGGTGGTGGTCCTATTAAGGGGCGCATGAAGAAGCGCGGTGCCGGATGGGGATTGTTTGGTGGGGTTGTTAGCAAGGTCCGAGATCTCCTGGGTGTCGGtgcggcgaggaggaataTGGATGATGGGTATGTCCCGCTTGATAACCTTGATGCGGCTGAGCATGCTGTGTAG
- a CDS encoding ADP-ribosylation factor 1, variant, translated as MGNTLSIFGKLFDGLFGKKEMRILMVGLDAAGKTTILYKLKLGEVVTTIPTIGFNVETVEYKNIQFTVWDVGGQDKIRPLWRHYFQNTQGIIFVVDSNDRDRVVEAREELQRMLNEDELRDALLLVFANKQDLPNAMNAAEITDKLGLSSLRQRSWYIQATCATTGDGLFEGLDWLSTELKKKSP; from the exons ATGGGCAACACGCTCTCGATATTCGGAAAGCTCTTCGATGGGCTCTTcggcaagaaggagatgagAATTCTCATGGTCGGTCTCGACGCTGCCGGAAAGACCACTATTCTCTACAAGCTCAAGCTCGGTGAGGTCGTCACGACCATCCCGACCATCG GCTTCAACGTCGAAACCGTCGAGTACAAGAACATTCAGTTCACCGTCTGGGATGTCGGTGGTCAGGACAAGATCAGGCCTCTGTGGAGACATTACTTCCAGAACACCCAGGGTATTATTTTCGTAGTCGACAGCAACGATCGCGACCGTGTTGTCGAGGCCCGCGAAGAACTCCAGCGCATGCTCAACGAGGATGAGCTCCGCGACGCCCTCTTGCTCGTCTTCGCCAACAAGCAGGATCTTCCT AATGCCATGAATGCTGCCGAGATCACGGATAAGCTCGGCCTTTCCAGCTTGAGGCAACGCTCTTGG TACATCCAAGCCACTTGCGCTACCACCGGTGATGGTCTGTTCGAAGGTCTCGACTGGCTGTCGActgagttgaagaagaagagcccTTAA
- a CDS encoding endosomal P24B protein: protein MQFLTAAKLLLSASLFGAAAAHNIVLPAHGRECFHENLHRDDKMTVTFQVGDREFGSAGNLDIDFWITNPLNQYETFEKSISNGDFSFEAKHDGKYVYCFGNEHWGANTKEVSFNVHGIVYISEADAPQDPLEVEVRKLSEMLEMVKDEQSYIVVRERTHRNTAESTNARVKWWNLFIVGVVVGESLFQVWWLKRFFEVKRVI, encoded by the exons ATGCAGTTCCTCACAGCAGCTAAGCTGCTGCTCTCGGCCAGCTTGttcggcgccgccgccgctcacAACATCGTCCTTCCCGCCCACGGCCGCGAATGCTTCCACGAGAACCTCCATCGCGATGACAAGATGACGGTGACCTTCCAGGTCGGCGACCGCGAGTTTGGCAGTGCCGGTAATCTCGACATCGATTTCTGG ATCACCAACCCCCTAAACCAATACGAGACCTTTGAAAAGTCTATATCCAACGGCGATTTTTCGTTCGAGGCCAAGCACGACGGCAAGTATGTGTATTGCTTCGGCAACGAGCATTGGGGCGCCAACACCAAGGAGGTTTCGTTCAACGTGCACGGCATCGTGTACATTTCCGAGGCGGACGCGCCCCAAGACCCACTCGAGGTTGAGGTGCGCAAGCTGTCAGAGATGTTGGAGATGGTCAAGGACGAGCAGAGCTACATTGTCGTGCGCGAGCGCACCCACCGTAACACGGCCGAGAGCACCAACGCCCGCGTCAAGTGGTGGAACCTGTTTATCGTTGGCGTCGTGGTGGGCGAGTCCCTGTTCCAAGTCTGGTGGTTGAAGAGGTTCTTTGAG GTCAAGCGGGTTATTTGA